In the Arachis hypogaea cultivar Tifrunner chromosome 20, arahy.Tifrunner.gnm2.J5K5, whole genome shotgun sequence genome, tacttttaaaaatatactaatataccAATAATAgtaatacttaaaaaataattgtggAGATTTGttacaattataataaatttaattattactctaattaaataaaataaataacaataattgaATATATAATCGACTTAAGAAAAAACAATggatatacaaaaatattattacaatatgcatgattaataaatttaaataaggtAGTCACTCATATATTACACtaatatatcaaatcaaattgatattatttttcttttcatatttaatatttattgtaAGTATAAGGAGTgcaataactaataaataaaaatataagtaaaaaataaaatatatcaatTAAATAAACATTAGTAAATGATTGAAATTAAACCATTTTAGATAATGACTTTagcatttaattaaaatttattctatatctgaattatgaattctctaaatgataaacatgaaaacaaaattattattgctaattatatatatacactaataatagacaatatttctaaaaatatacCAATATaccaataatattaatacttaaaaaataattgtgaaaacttgctataattataataaatttaattattattctaaataaataaaataaataacaataattgaATTAAGGAGAAACGAAGAATATACAAATATTATTACAATATgactaataaatttaattattaccaTAATTATCAAAATCGGACCAAATTGACTGGTTCGACCGAAAATCTAATGAATCGATAGTCTATCCGATTCGAATAAGAGCACTGACTGAACATGCAATTGGACCACCAGAACCAGCGGGTCATACTGTGCTCTATCACTCCGCGGGCCTTTTGTGCTCCAACAACTGGATTTTGTGACCTCTTCCTTGCATAATGCATGCCTAGCCACCAAACTAATACACACTTTAATATTATATggaggccactcagataaagacgcctaaaatatcttttttttaaaaatattttcatgttgtattttaattggtttttatataatttattcggtgtttctcatcacatattattaaattcttcaaaaaattttctttccaaaaataataaaaaaatatttaatttagactaaaacaaaaaaggtaatagattaactattagattttttttaaaagattatttacaaaaaaaatatatcacattcatcaatatatatatatataacaagctcttaaaatttttataaataaaaaaataattaatttttattcgtataatatataaaagaattactatattattattatattatagattaaaatttattaatttaaattttgtttttatttttaatataagcattagaaataaataaaatttttataactaaatgtagtgtaacaaaatatatataatattaattagttcttaaaaaattcaaaaaaaaaatagtttctttcattttagtaaaataactatttattaaagtagacaaattaattattttcttctcatatacagtttttttaagacataaaagtaattaattaggacattggttaagataattaaagtcactatttcattaaatttttaatttaaagaaaaatcttagttaattttggtatagaaattttgaatgaatttgaaaacattgataaaaattatgttgaattttgatttatttgattctcatttaaattaatcactacataagttaaagttctgttttgaagttatattcgagttttaatctgatttttaaagttttaatttacttagtttgattttttaacttaggtatccgtgactcatattagggttttaagtgtttagttgaaaaaaaaaataaggtaaaaaaaaattcaattgccACATCAAACAgtcgctagaatgtataatgtaacagtcgttagtccatctcagcatgtcgttaacgattttgtgagacagtgacaaaaataagattaggaaccaatgtgagtcataactattaagttgggagactaaattgagtaaatcgaaatttttgaaattagattgaaacatagctgttagaaccgaaccagtgatcgaaccggtcaagctactggttcactggtttattggttcaactgatAAATCACTGGTTAAACCGATAAAACcggtctcacgtaaatataaaatataaaatagttaaaaacttaaaattaaaatttaaaatacatatcttcactaacattttatgaagaatcaagtctcaacttctaaaaataactaatataaaaaaatcataaaattttaatactataatagtatcttattttgacacaataaaaaaataataaattcacaaagcctatcatctaactataatatcagtaaattttaacactaacatcaaaacaaataaccttaatcacaatactagcaataaaatagatcaagtaaattaataaatttttagtgaaatttatatttatattaataacggtatataattaaaatataattaattttaaaaatagaaaaaacaaaaattaaattaaattagatatttatgtatactatataattagtatttgtcaaatataatactTAGAAGTGCAATGGCTAAGTGGCAAGTAGAGGTTGCTTTTGCTTTGCACTGGTTCTTATCGGTTCACACCGGTTTTATTCCTTAAACGGTCCAAAGAGTAAAACGAACCGAACTAGAATTCGGTTCTAGTCCGGTTCACTAGTTTTCTGGTCGAACCAGCCGATCCAATTCAGTTTTTACAACTATGGATTCAAATACGAACATAATTTCAGAGACCAATAAGTATTATCTCTTTGTTGACAATTAAGttgttttaatggtaattaagatctaataatggtttataataaaagaagcaTTCTTTTGCAATAATGAACCAGTATCTGATTTGTAAGATGATCAAATTGGATCGAATTGGATCCACACTCTAATCAttagaagtaaatatgtttacaaaagtaaacaaaaaaaagttattgacttttttataaaaataaaattttttaatattttttaatttatggatatatttgatatctgatccaaacataaaaagtgcgaatatcgaatttgttatcgatttttgtagtgttagccctcatattatcaatttgattcatatataattcggatgataaattatttagTAACGTGCTTCTTTTTTTACTGTGATatacttgtttattattattattattattattattattattattattattattattattattattattattattattatgtacattaaaaaataacaggccAAATTATTACCATAAataatagaagtatggaagtttatcattcttctctaatggaagaaacaaaattattttcaatagtttatttaacgtttagtagaataaaaataaattttattaaaataaattttagtacgagtttaatatttttattcatcataaaatatttatagaattactcgtagataaattttggaaaaaagaaaaaaaacataatttttaattttattttttaataatattaattttttaccgtatataattattcaattattctttaatcatatataaataaattactcttaataagacttttttgtgttatttaattatcttttttaaaaataattaattattaaaataattaaacttttcacaacaaaaataataaaaaaaattatgaacgaaaaaaattaactatcctaataattttttgtatttttattcatattttaattataaacataaatataatttaattatattatttatgaaatgtgactatagatgtagataaaatttagttatattacttatatatagttttattgtattgtattgcttataaagttagattataattatgacaatagaattgttcttatatttttatatgtgtgactaattggtggtgttaaaaccttactcttaattataaataaggtttataatttaaaaaatcaaagactcaattaaaaagatacgaaaaaaatgatgttaaaatattctaactctttaaaataaaaatattcgaaattcaattaaaaattatttaaaatttaaactcaataaaaatttatattcaatgtgttttgtattaaatatatttaataacctattatatcatattggttgaaattagtttttataatgttaattttttaataacactttattagaaaaaatcatcttttcataattttttaaaaactaattaatattatatatattttgttacattacatcttgttataaaaaatttatttatttctaatgcttatattaaaaataaaaacaaaatttaaattagtatattttaatctataatataataataatatagtaattattttatatattatacgaataaaaattaattatttttttgatatctcatttttattaattaaaaaaaattaattttaatatattaaatagtataatgTAATCTATAcactaaaaatttataatatattcattataataagtaataatttaaaagaaattaatataaaaatattctccAATATAATAAATAACATAACATAACTCTTGAAGACACTATTAATTTCGCATTCGCATAAACTTGGTAGTTCTTGGAATGAGTACCTATACTTTTGTTTCCGTCCCAATTTATTTGTAATAGATATACTTTTGTTTTCGTCCCAATTTATTTGTGGTAATAGGTCCTCGTCCTCGTAAGTATTCGACGGTCTTTCTTTAACAGTCATCATAGGTAACCCTTGCGTATATTTATTTTGACGAGattttttttatctctaatatatttgtttgaagaaaaaatgaaagaaaagaaaatggaggaaagaaaagagaaagaaaaatgattattttttattgtttggttGTGAAGAAAGattagagaagaaagaaaaagaatggaAAAAATCTAGTGGGactcaccaattttttttttctccaatGTTAGAAAGAAAAGGGAGGAAAAACTTACTTTCTCTCACCATTTTTAATATTACCCCTTCacttttttcaatatattttataatacaaagataaaattgtctttttataatatttctttctttcttatttttctttaatttcatccaaaaacatttaagaaaaataaaaatccactcaatttctttctttttttttcatttctttttctttcctttctatttctttccttccaaccaaacataattgagtgaaaagaaagaaaaagaaagaaattgagtggatttttatttttcttagatgtgtttggatgaaagaaaaataagaaggaaataaatgttataaaaagacaattttattcatatataaattatatagaaaaaaGTAAAGGGATAATATTAGAAGTAGAGAAAGAGATTTagttttctctctattttctttccattatTGGAGGGAAAAAAATATTGGTGGCATCTATTTTCCTTCCTCTCCCATTTTCCTCCTCAATCAATCAAgagaaaataactatttttttcttatttcttttcctccattttcttttctCCCATTTTCACCTCAAACAAACACACCTTTACAGTTcgataatattaaatatacaaaaaaaataatttattttatttaatatttattaatttataacgataattaataaatattaaataaaataaattttgattattttggctaattttttattgtatttcaaacattattttatataaagacaTTTATCCACTATATTGTAACGCTTTAAATATCATCTATGCTAGGGAAAAATAAAAAGGCAattgaattagattttttttccATCCCAAAAATAAAATACCTGACCTctctttatataataatttataacaatatataaagagaATATGAAActttaatatctaattttttttctattttatcctTATCCTCTATAACCCAAATAATGATAattgtttttataattattgataaattttgacaatttgaacaaaaattttgaatatttgatatcttaaatttcttcttcaaatgataaaatatgacttaacaagcaagtataaaaaataaataattatataatagttatatatctaaatatttaaatcaaacaagaaaaaaaattcttttagcaAATCTTCAACAATTCAAAAGTTAACACAATGGATAATTTTGGATCAAGGTGAAAAAAAGAGTTGCGATAATGGTATAGTAGTAATTAATTGCGGTCGCagtgaatagaagaagaaaacaaagaaaaaaataaaacaaggcaACATAATAGTGATGGTAACacaataataattatacatgTATAAAATTGATAGGAGAAAAGAATAGTATGAAATGATGAGATGATatgatcaaaataaaaattaataatttaaaagaataataagattaaagataattaaatatgTTCAATATAAAAttgaagaaataattttttttatctattaaaattatacataaaaataaaaagtattttgaatataaatttttaaattttttcaaattaaatagaattaaaaaaatttaataatatttataaataactaatctGTAAATAATGTTAGttgttttttatcttaattttattacacatgataacaatataattattttttaatcttacttttttaaatttaaatttatttattttatacattttacgtgttaaataacttaaaatatttaatttttcatcatttattttttagttattgatattgaatttataattttaaaaataaaataatttcttaaattCAATAATAACCATGATTAGTGGTGGCAAGACACATTATGTGTGAGATGATAAATAGTATTAGATAGTGACTacttacacaaaaatatttttatgtaaatatgataaattagatattaatatatcatatatatgttctgtcaagtaattaataaaaatatttaataaatttaaactattatctctgtaaaataatattatttttatgtgcgTGATTGTTGTAGTAGATACTAGATACTCCATGCAACATAGTACGTATGGGATCTCACAAGTCTAAGGGACAACGACAAATAAACACTGTGGGTAGCAAATTAAGGAGTTTGGTGAAATGAAGGACTTCCCGTAGTGGGTCACCCTCACCTCCTAATAAAGAAGCCACTCATACAGTCATACCAACCCatacccaccaccaccaccttgtCTTAACTCTTAACACCTCCCTCCCAATTAAATTTTCTTAGCTTCTAGTAGTAATACTCCATATTTTATTCATCGTCGTGGAATCAATAAATGTTACATCATCCATCTACCTTTTTATTTGACAAAAACTTTCCatgtgaagaagaaaaagagaatgacATAGGAAAATTCGTACATAGCGTGTATACCTGGCCTTTTCGATTCCATTCTCTAATTACAAGTTTACAACACTGTCACATGTATGTATGTGTGCGTAATTCTGTTTAAGAGACCACTAATTCAATTCGAATTTTAGATAGAATATTGAGAGAGAGAAATTTGTTTCTAATCACAGGAAATTAATTAAAGCAGCATGATTATTCATTCTCTTTGCAATGgaaagtttattttaatttttaaccaaACAGAACCTTTATGAACTTCTCCTAACAGCATTTATTATTATAAGTCACACCTCACCGAAGAAGAAAAAAGATTGTGTCAAGGAAGTCAAAACTGAAACGCAAGAGAACAAACTTCCAAACCAATAATTAAACCTAACCCCCGCACAATTCTTTGGttcatttcaacaaacacatactATGCTCTCAATCCCATCATTCATGAGCATCGCCTCCCTGTACGAAATCTACCTCCGCCGCTGCTTCACGGCGGCAGGCCTCTTGTCTCAGTCAATCGCGGTGGACGACGAAACCacgatccacttctggggccccaCTACCAAATCCCCAAACAAGGCATGCCTTGTTCTCATACACGGGTTCGGCCCCATGGCCATATGGCAATGGCGGAAACAAGTGCAGTTCTTCGCGCCTCACTTCAACGTGTACGTGCCGGACCTGGTGTTCTTCGGAGGGTCCACGACGAGGAGCAGTGAGAGGAGCGAGAAGTTTCAGGCGGCGGCGGTGGTGAAGCTGGTGGAGAAAGTGGTGGTGGCGGATGAggagagtaagaagaagaaggtgcacgTGATAGGCACGAGCTACGGGGGATTTGTGGCGTACCAAGTGGCAAGGATGATGGGGGTGGAGAGAGTGGGCAAAGTGGTAATTGCAAGCTCGGGAGTGAATATGAGGAAGAGGGATAACTTGGCGCTTTTGGAGAGGGCGGGACTTGAGAGAATTGAGGACCTCATGATGCCAGCTAAGCCTCAACATTTCCGAAAATTGATGGCTTTGTCTCTCTCTAGGCGTCTCCATTATCTACCTGATTTCTTCCTCGCTGACTTCATCAATGTAAGTTCACCCTTTACCCTTTTTCTTTTCATCAAAGCTTATTTGCACGGCTACACCTAAAGCTAAGGAATTTGTGAATTGATCGTTTACATTAGTAGCCATTCATCAAACTCTTTTGATAGTTACataatgattgaaaattattagaATACTTTTACAATAAATTTTACAAGATATGTTCTTGTTAGCCGGCGAGATGAGTATTTAAGTATTGAGGAATGTTAGGATGagtaacttttgtgttttgtaaccattaattgattattaataatatttttaacagtaTAAGATTACATTTAATAGTAAAAAAtcacttacttttttttttgatggttaagtattagtcataaaatacaaaagttgctGACGTTTAAACTTTCTCTTTAAGTATTCCTTTTGAATATTTATACATTATTTATAGTATCCTAATTTTTATCTCATATTCAAATCTAAGGGTATATATATCTCTGTCCCATATCCATCTCACCTGGTTCATCTAATTGATTTCTaagttttttctttaaaaaattaaagctTATAATATGAAGATAAACAAATTGAACATAactaatcaataaaattaattaaataaataagtcaCATATAGCATAATTAAATACAAAGATAATTTTAAATGGTTCACAACAATATATAACACATAAAAATACAAAGCAACTACTTTAATGAATGAAaatgctaaaaatatttttttatgataatttttgtttaaaaaatataacttatttgtttagttatactttaaataaaaataacacttttataacaaataaaaattaaatcttataatttattatttaataattaaaataaaatatctttatataataataataataaaatctttgTTAGAGTAGCCACCGCATACAAAAGCGATACACACATATAAAATGAGGCGAAACGGTAATTACTCTTACCTCTCTTATACCCAAACAGCACACACACATATAGGGCGGGTAATAGAGCGGAGCGACCATTAACTATACCCACCTCatacccaaataaaaaaaaaaggaaaaactactaagaaaaaaaaataaataaaaaactagctTGTTCAGGATGTGACAAGATAGGTCGACTTAAGTCCGTTCGAATTGCCATTTCTACTTCTTGTAAAAAAGGTTTTGTTACACTAAGGCCATCTCCAGCAGGAACTCATCCCAGTTTCTATTTGTGGCCCAcgtgtcataaaaagtaactccacatcaacttttacgtcataaacagtaaataggaacttaaaacatctttctcttctccattaggaggaactaactttagtccatgttgtggtcccacttaattaattaattaaaatacttaaaattaatgtaatttaattttttttaatattattatttaaatttataaatttaaaaataattcactattaaaagatattaatattaaataaattcatatataacaataatacacaacaTAAAATTTGGGATAGAAgtaaacttggaagaagatgaagaagagtagaagaaagtgtgagaatagaagtgtatgtaagtgatatatataaagtattaaaatattaatttattaataataacggtaacataATAATGATTAGTTTCCAACTACTAATTTTGCAATGGCTAGTTTTataactactaattttaataatgtcgttaacattttaaattttaaaaataaaaataaccaactcaaccaaaaattattttgtaaggtgtaaaaatcaaatttattttttaatgtacgtaaagttaattaattataatttaatataataatataaataatatttaatattaattataatataaataattaatataaattattaattaaataaaaatttaattatttaatctaattaattattaaaattattaataaattaattataatttaattatttaatataattatttattataattattaataatttaattattatttaattatttaatataattatttaattattttaaattttatataattatttatttttataataacttgccacttggcaagttattattggttTAGTTGAGGCTCTGTTCAGAGGGACTCTTCACATTGAATCCCGTGAAGGAACTCAGTTCTTCTCCCCCTCCAACGGTTCCTACTTGCTTTTGTCAGTAACAGGGCCTCAAAACTATGCCCATTGGAGTTGCTCTAATATCTCGACTTTTGAAGAATTGGACTTCATTCTTCTTATTTAAAAATGtggtatatattttaatttttcttaaaaaagacAATGAATATCTATAAAAGATACTTTAATACTCCAATTAATTAGTATAATATTTTTTGACAAatgattagaaaaataattttaaatatacttATTTTCTTTCGTTTGTCATATGTTTTCTATAACTGACAATTTGACCGTTTATCTAAAATCATTATTGTCAACTAAAATATAAATGATCATAAGGAAATAAATTGTTGCCGAGTTATGGTATTTATTACAATTAGTTATAGCAAAAAatctttataatatttttttgactaaaaacaaaaaacaagataacaaaggaaaaagaaaacacaACCAAATTAATTGGTCGAAGACATGTCTAATCTAATAAGTAATAAGATAGTGAAAATCACGCCATGTTTGAAGTCATTTCACATACTGTTTTTGGCCTGATGCTGCAATTTTGGCAATAAGAATTAATGTAATTGCAAATTTAAtgtatgaataaataaaataatgttttatacaaaaaaaaaaaaaattgaaagtgtataaatattCCTTCCTTCAATAACTTTACTAATGTAATAATTTATCAGAAACTGTACTCAGACaatagaaaggagaagatggagcttctaaAAGGAGTATCTCTGGGAAGGGAAGAAGCCTTGAACATTTCACCTCTCCAACAGGTATGCATAACCCTACTGGCTATAAGGAAAGTATTATTAAATAACATGGCTAACTTGGTCATATTTATTGGCGTATCAAACTCAGGAGGTTCTCATAGTATGGGGGGAACATGATCGTATATTTCCCGTGCAGATGGCCAGAGAACTCAGAGAGTATGCatcaaattaatattatattatttaagttGTTTACTTATTCCATCTTTTTCCCGGCCCCATGATTTATTCcctattattcaaattaaatcat is a window encoding:
- the LOC112784700 gene encoding uncharacterized protein, with protein sequence MLSIPSFMSIASLYEIYLRRCFTAAGLLSQSIAVDDETTIHFWGPTTKSPNKACLVLIHGFGPMAIWQWRKQVQFFAPHFNVYVPDLVFFGGSTTRSSERSEKFQAAAVVKLVEKVVVADEESKKKKVHVIGTSYGGFVAYQVARMMGVERVGKVVIASSGVNMRKRDNLALLERAGLERIEDLMMPAKPQHFRKLMALSLSRRLHYLPDFFLADFINKLYSDNRKEKMELLKGVSLGREEALNISPLQQEVLIVWGEHDRIFPVQMARELREVIGKKASLEVIKDASHVPQIEKAAEFNNIILNFLKGCT